ttccagcctgaacgattctatgattccagctGATTTCCCCTGTCTCGGGTCATCGTGCTGCCCGGCTGTGGTGGGATATCAGGGATTCATTGGGCAGCAGAAGCGAGACAAACAAAGGGGCTTTTTATATACCATACCCCTCCCTAAACATCCCCCCCTGCCAGGCTTGCTCTCGGAGGGGCAAGCACTCGTCTCCCATGGCACCAAACCCCCCCGGGGACAGACATTCCCCCCCCTtctgctccccagctgcctcctgcctccgTGGTTTGACTGTTGATTAACTCACATCTTTGGGCAAAAAAACCAGCCGGTGCTTTCCGCTCGCCCTCGTCCCTTGCAGCGTCCCTCGTGCCACCCCGCCGCCTCCGAGGAGCCCTCGCAGCAGCCCCGCCgtgagaaatatttccttttccttgcctGCCTCTTGCTGCTTGGggaattttgatttatttatttattatgtttttttttccctccagcagcTTTGCTTCCCCCTCACCCATCAAAAGCCAGGGTGGGACCTTAAAAATAGCAGCAAGCTCAAATGCGTCGCGTTGGCCCGACACTGTTTTCAAATGCCACTCGGTCAAATTGAACGCACGAATGGGGAACGTGCCAGGCTGAAACCAGAGCAGGCGAATGCCTTCGACAACACATGTTTGCAATGCCCCCCTCGGAGGGGTTCGGAAAGCAGTGGGGACCCTTTGCCTTTGGGGAATGGATTTTGGGAAGAGCCCGGTCCCTGTAGCGGGGTCGattctgggcggggggggagctgggTGCCCTGCCCAGGCTGAGATTCTGGAAGACGATGAGAAAATCTGGACTCCCCCCACCAACTCTGTCTACTTTTAGACGGTGAGTAATGACTCAGAGAAATGCCAAACCCCAGCAGACCGTGCGGGAGGGCAAACCCAAGCAGCGGATCGGCTTTTAATGGAgttgtggaggaggaaggaaaagctgccGTGGGCAGCGCCGGCTtggcccctgtccccatgtccccccccgctCCACACCACCCATCATAAACCCGTGGTTCGTGGCCACGCACGTGACGCCCgcggccctgccagccccactggCTTCCGCAGGGACCCCGCGGCTCCCCACGCCAGCCCCGGCCACCCCACGCACACCCCGCTCCTCCTGCTTCGTTTTCAGCTCCATCTGGTGGCAGCCAGACCTGCAAATTTAATATCTCGCTGCACCACGTGTGTCCCAGCGCTTCGGTGACGGTCAATAAACCCATCGCCCGCCGGCCGCGGCTTCGGGCTTCAGTTTCTCATGGGAGGGGACCTGGGCTGTGCGCACGTGTGCTCAGCGCGCAGGTGTTTGATCAggctgcaaaatgctttgcaaggtGAGGGTTTCCTCTTGCAACCGCGTCCAAACGCCGCAGCAAACCCAACctttttttagctttttccaGCTGCGAACGGTCTAATGCGGAGCTGCCGCCTTTCCCGGGGCACGGCCGCAGCTCCCGAGGGCTCGGCCGCAGCTCCCGAGGGCTCGGCAGCCCCTCACCCTTGCTCCGGCGTCAGAGGAAGCGTGGCCGGATCCGAATTTATCACGCACCTAAACCGCATTCCCGCATCCCCTTTGCAGGCCCCTCGCGCACGGAGACTTGCCCAATTAACAGCCCGACTCGTTTCTGCCGTTCCGCCCAGCGCGGGGGCGGCTCAGGCGTGGAGCGTGTTGCATAAACTTTATTAACGTGATACATTCCAGCTCTGCCGTTGCTCCAGTCCTACCGCTCCCCCCCATCTCCTGCAAACAGGCCCCGTGGGCTTGTCGGGAGGAAGCCTAAACCCCAGCAGTCCCGGCTGCGGGAGGTgggctgtcaccccccccccgcagggcgTTCTCCCCACCACCAGTGCGCCGAGCGCATCGGTGCTCaagcagccccaggcaggctgcccgccccggcctcccgcTCTGGCACTGCTCCCGGGGACGCTTTTCACCGAGTCCTTCCACTGCCGCCAAGGACAGCCCGGCCTCCCAGAGCGTGCATGGGGGGACAAAAGGTCCCCCAAGGTCCCTCTGCGATGCCGTACCCCGGTGTAGGGCAAGGAGCTGGGGAGCGGTGGCAGCATCTCCTGGCTTTGCACCATGGGTGCGATGAAGAGCAAAGCAGCTTTTTACCAAGTGCTGCCTGCACCTGGGCTAAGCAGGTGTTAAATATTTGAAGCCAGACATCCATTTTTCTTGGAATAACCACACGATGGTGAGGAAGGCAACGAGCCAGAGCGGAGCAGCCCCGGCAGGAGATGCCTGTGCAGGGTCCTCGGGGCAAGCAGggctgctgcctgggaaaggggTGGCAGAGGCACACAGTTTAATGCACACCTGCATGAACAGAGACCAAATAGACACAAAAAAGGTTATATCTGCGGTTGCAAGAGCGGGACTGGTCGCAAACCATTGcttcctgggcagggaggggagcagcgtGGCGAGGGCCGAGGGTCCAGCGATGCCCCGCAAGGACTCACGTGGCTGGATGCACACACATTTATTGATAAATACACCGGACACACGCTACAAGAAAAATCAAGTGGAGCCACAACTCAACACAAACTACAAACCTTCACGTCGGCGTGGGGAGCGGCAGGGACCTCCCACCCTACTGGCTGAATGAAGATGTAAACTCTGGGTGATGCCTTCGCTGCCACGGGGCTTTTCCAGACTGCTGCACTGCCAAGCGCTGGCACCGAGTTCTCCCCAACTCATTGCTTTCTCCTTTGTCCACCTCCCTGCATCCTGAGCGAGAGGGGACACGGGctgttttttggggtgggttgtgCTTTTCTTGGAGCCCTGCCAGACGGCAAACCAAACCAGGAGGAAGGAGCCGCTTGGCAAGAGCTGGCCTGGAGAGGCTCGTGCAGGAAGGATGGTGGGAAGGGGTCCCTCAGGAGAGGGAGCTGAGCAGCCGTCTGTAGATGAAGCCCAGCTTCTCCCGCAGGGCCAGGAAGGTAGGACGCTCCTCCGTGTTGACGTTCCAGCACTCCAGCATGATGCTGTAGATCtcgggagggcaggagctgggccgGGGAAGGCGGTAGCCCCTGGTGATTTGCCGTACGGTTTCTTGGTTTGTCATTCCTGCAAGGAAGGAGAAGGTGCCCCTCAATCTAATGTCCCCAAAGGATGCCCTGAAGGTACACCCACAACGGGCCAAGACGTCAACTGACGCTGCTGTGAAATGGTGTCTCTCTGCCACAAGGTTGGTAGAGGCTGtgagagatcatccagtccataCTACCTCCTGTCCATACCACCTTCCTGTCCCCGGCTCCGGCACCCCCTCTGCAAGCACTGAAAATCCCTCTAAGCAATCCCCAAAGTGGACAAGAACTTGCTCATGCTCTACGAGCTGCTTCCACATCCCTCGGGGAAGGGAAAATATAACAATTCATGACGCGTTGGCTTTTGGGGACCATGGGCAAGCTGCCTGGTGTGTGGACGGAGCGGCACTGGAGGGGGCTGGCGGCCCTACCTTCATACGGGATCTGTCCGTACGTGAAGACTTCGTAGAGCAGAATCCCGTAGGACCAGACATCGGACTTGAGGGAGTAGGTGCGGTAGTTGGCTGCCTCCGGGGCTGTCCACTTCACTGGGATTTtcgtgctgctgctggtggaaTAAATGTCATCCTAAAAAGCAATGGGAGGTGGGTCATGAGAGATGGTATGATGCACGCAGCCACTGCTTTTGAGTGTTTGCTGGGGTTGTGGGCTGGGAAAGGGGACAGCAAGGGAACAGCTGAAGCATGGAGCAGCTTGGCGGCCTGGGGTGATAGGAGGGACCACAGCATCCCACTGACCAACCTTGAGGAGCCGGGCAAGTCCAAAATCGGCGATTTTGCAGGTGAGTTCCTCTCCCACCAGGATGTTTCTGGCCGCCAGATCCCGGTGGACAATGTGCTTCTCCTCCAGGTACCTCATCCCATCTGCCACTTGGCAGGCGATGTTGAGCAGGTGGGAGGTGCCCAGGGACTTCCCTTCAGGACCTGTTAACCCAGACAATCCGAGCGTTGATTGCAGTCTAGCAACATCTATTTTGGGTGTTGTGGTTTGGAAGGAGACCTTGTGCTGACAACATGGGACCCAGGGAACGTGTAAAACCTTAGGTCCTGCCTGACCGTCCTGGTTGTGCCACATGGGAAGTTCAGCATGGCCATGTGCTCCTCGGGAATGGGACTGGGGTGAGCTCTGAAGGGCGCCCTGTGCTGCAATGAGGACACAGACGTCCACGGCTCATTCGAAGCTAAAGGTGACCTTCTGCCATGCAAATCTCCAGCCAGGCCTCTCAACCCGTCCTACCTGCAAGCTCCAGCTCCTCCGGCACCAAATGCTGCTGGAGGCCCAGCTAAAAACGAGGTCAGTgtaggggaggaggggggtgtaCCCAGTAGAAAAACAGGTCTTGGTGAGAGCTGTTTGTCTTGTTTCCCTTCAGGACTAATTACTGAGTCAGGAAAAGAAAGCCAAGGAAAATAAACTGATGGCCAGGTGATGAATGGACCGTGGCCTGTTACCAGCTCTGCGGGTGAACAAAACTATGCTGCTGGACCCAGGAGGAGGTTCAGGCGTTTCATTCCTAATGAAGGCAGAGTTGCCCAAACACAGGAGAGAGGTTCCTTTCCACTGATGGGAGCTGGCAGCCCACAGGTGGGTGAACAAGGAGGGAGGAAGGTCCCTACCAGCGCAGTTGGGCTCCCTGGGATTGAAATGGACTCAACCCATATGGACACCCAAAGGATCACACCAGACTGCATCTATGGATCCTGGGTTCACCCAAGACCATCTCTGCCAAGCTCCCATGGATTTCTCTGCATTACCACTGATCTAAGCTGGGTGGAAACAAGGCTTTCTCTCTCTTAGGGTCCTCACTTGGGTTCGTAAGGCCATTCCAGGGCATGGAAAGCATTTGCAGGGAAGTGCTGCCCCAGGAGCCCATTCCCCACAGTGCCGTTGCCAGTACTCACTGTTGAGGTAGCTGTGGAGGTTGCCTTTCCGCATGAGCTCAGTGATGATATACACAGGCTCATCTAGCGAGCAGACAGCATGCAGCTGGATCAGCTTCTCATGCCTCAGGCGCTTCAGGTTCTGAATCTCCTTGGTGAAGTCTTCTGCCTTCATGTCAGCTGGGGGAGAAAGCCAACAAGACTGTTGTGAGCTACTTTCTCACATGGATGTTGGGACCTCAGCACCTCCAACTGGGACGAGGACCTTTTTCCTCCTCACAGCCCACCCCTGCTCTCGAAGTTCACGTCTGCACACCCTATGTCTCAGATCCAGACACTCAGAGGTGTTTTCCACAGGGCTGTGGATCCCATTTTCAGAATCATAGTCCCGTCAGGACTTGACTTATCACAAAACCATTGGACAGAGATGATTTATAAAGGTGAAGCCCAAGCTTAGGTGGGTACACAGAAGAAGTACAGTGGCTACTTGCCAGGTCCTACCAGAGTTTGCTTGATAAGACAGACACAGTGACCAGGAGGACTCGGAAACAAAAGGGGGTGAAAGATGTGGCAGTGGACGAGAGACCCAGTTGTCCACTGTTACCATCTGCTCCTCCACCTACCTTTTATGATCTTGATGGCCACCGGCACCGTGTTCCTCCACAGTCCCTCCCACACCTCTCCGAAGTAGCCCTCTCCCAGCTTCCTCCGCAGGGTGAACTCCCAGCGCGGGCGCTCCCAGCCGTCCCTCTCGGGGGGGGTCTGTGAAATGGGCATTGCAGGCTTGGACCAGCCGGGCAGGACCTGCTGGTGGAGCCTGCACCAGCTCTTGATGCCCACCAAGGCCCAGTGGCCGTGGAGGAGTGAGCAGGACATGGTGCTCCACCACCCACATTCCACTGGGGCTGGAACCCGGGCGTTGCTTTCCCCTCTGTTCACTGGGGGCACAAAGCATGTGGGGCATCCTCTGCTGGGAGCCAACGTGTGCAAGGGAGGAGATTTTTGGAGACTATATGAAATACCAGGAATTCAAGTCATAATTCCCTCCTCATCAGACCTCAAACATGGCTTTTCTCCATTTCCGCCAATAAATAGAAATGGGTAAATGAATATTATTGCATATTATGGCTGATTTAGACTTCGGCTCATTAAGAATTTCTTTTATCTTACACCTTTTAATTTCACTCTCGAATTATTCACGTTTAATTGTCATTTCTAAGGCATAATTGGTGAATGGAATTCTAATCAGGAAATGAGTCGGCAATTTGGGATTAATACTCTAATTGGATTTATGGGTGCCACACTAATTGGCATGAAAACTATATAAAAGCAATGTGGTCTTATACTCTAGGAAAAACATTGGAAGCGCCGGTATTTCCAGATTCAGTATTGAAGGGATTTGTAACTACGCGGTTTCTAGTCTTTGAGATGGAGAAGACATTTCAGGGAAGATATTTCAGAAAAGCCTGTGCATTTTGGCTGgtcaaaaatacatataaatgcaATGCCCGGCCTTAACATGGATGATAAGAGGTGATGCTTGCAGCTATGCTAATGGtgtattttaaatttagtttaaTAAAGATCAAATCCCAAGTGGATAGAccaattatttctatttttccctaatttctctttccttttttccaccctGGCCACCTTTGGGAGCTCGGCCGAGCCGCGCCATTGGCCTACGCACCgcggggctgcagggctgcagcaagggGCTCTGGATGACCTTCCAGTGCTTGGTGTAGAAGGCGAGGAGCTCCTCCATGTCGGGGAAGGGATGTCCCTTCTGGATGTAGAGGCTGCCCCCGGGGCTCTTGCAGATTCGGAAGTGGCTGACCTTGGCGTGGTTGCGCACTGCGGGGAAGCCCAGGAGGGGGAAAAACTCAGCTCGTGCCATCGCCAGCTCCTTCCCGCTTCCCTGCTGACTCTCACCCTCTCTCCTTTCCAGGCACCTGCTCTATTAAttttccccctgtactgggcactggtgaggccccacctcgagtgccgtgtccagttttgggcccctcaccacagaaaagacattggagcgtgtccagagaagggcgacggagctggtgaggggtctggagcacgagtctggtgaggagcggctgagggagctgggggtgtccagcctggagaaaagggggctgaggggagaccttctcgctctctgcagctccctgaaaggagggggtagccgggggggtcggtctcttctcccaaggaacaggcgatgggacaagaggaaacagcctcaagctgcaccaggggaggtttagattggatagtaggaaaaatttttacactgaaagtggtactaagcgttggaacaggctgcccagggaagtggttgaggcaccatccctggagggatttaaaagacgggtagacgtggtgcttagagatgcggtttagtgatggcttttgtcagcgttaggttgatggttggactcgatgatctgaaaggtcccttccaacctgggcaattctatgattaattcACCCTAAAGCAACCCAATTCGCCCTTGGGGTATtacatccccctccccatcaccccctttGCTCCCGCCTCCGGGCTCAGAAGACTCCTGGCCGTGTGGGGCTCGTTTGGACCAGGGAGGTGATGCTTTATTAGCGGGGATAATCCCCCATGCAAACGAACCGCTTGGAGAGCGGCAGAGTTCGGGGCTGCTGGATGAAGCCAGGGCAGCCGGAGCTCCCACAGGCTGCAGCCCGGGGGTGATGGGTGGGATGCAGCATTCGCTGGGAATTTCTCAGGATTGATTTTACACGCATCAGACCAGATCATAACGACGCTGCCTGGTCCGAAACTCCCTGAATTCAGATTTCTGTAGGCGGGAGCAGCCCAGGCCTTGGCCACCTGGAGTGACGGCGTGGTTTTAGACAAGCCTCAGATGACAAAAGCCGCTGGAATTAAATCCTGGGAGTTAGCGCCACGAAACCATCATTAAGCCGCTGTCAATTGCTTATGGCTTTCATATCCTGGGCGGG
The genomic region above belongs to Larus michahellis chromosome 12, bLarMic1.1, whole genome shotgun sequence and contains:
- the SRMS gene encoding tyrosine-protein kinase Srms, with amino-acid sequence MEQFVRKRLTFLTSFWNKLRPRSVPESCSLGYLGSDSVSLHSEPNSISFIPKSSLFIALYAFTARSEEELSVSAGDKLRVLREEGEYVLARRLLGEPAMGYVPAAYVANLSQGTSTHRPWYFSKISRNEAEQLLLSPPNQHGSFLVRDSESSKGEYSLSVRNHAKVSHFRICKSPGGSLYIQKGHPFPDMEELLAFYTKHWKVIQSPLLQPCSPATPPERDGWERPRWEFTLRRKLGEGYFGEVWEGLWRNTVPVAIKIIKADMKAEDFTKEIQNLKRLRHEKLIQLHAVCSLDEPVYIITELMRKGNLHSYLNSPEGKSLGTSHLLNIACQVADGMRYLEEKHIVHRDLAARNILVGEELTCKIADFGLARLLKDDIYSTSSSTKIPVKWTAPEAANYRTYSLKSDVWSYGILLYEVFTYGQIPYEGMTNQETVRQITRGYRLPRPSSCPPEIYSIMLECWNVNTEERPTFLALREKLGFIYRRLLSSLS